A window of the Paenibacillus woosongensis genome harbors these coding sequences:
- a CDS encoding beta-glucosidase family protein: MKHTELIKKMTLEEKASLMSGKDFWQTQNIDRLGIPSIFLADGPHGIRKQQAAADHLGLNESIPATCFPTAAAVANSWNVELGERIGNYLGKEAVAQKVNVLLGPGVNMKRSPLCGRNFEYFSEDPYHAGKMAAGYIRGIQSQGISACVKHFAANNQEERRMSIDTIVDERTLREIYLTAFEIAVAEGNTKTVMSSYNKLNGEYTNENLHLMRKILRDEWNFEGVVVTDWGGSNDRVAGLIAGNELEMPTTAGETNEDIIRAVRSGLLKEEVLDECVDRLLELIFTTEAVYEKSPSKGFNMKEHHRAAQEAAEESIVLLKNEGDILPLQAGVKVAVIGDFAQQARYQGAGSSIVNPTILDHTLNCIEESGIVSIGFEPGFERYGKRNQRKIDKACALAEKAEVVLLYMGLDEVTEAEGLDRQNMKIPQNQIDLLHALHKVNSNIVVVLSCGSAVEMPWIDKVKGLIHGYLSGQAGAKAILRVLTGEVNPSGKLAETYPLRYEDTPTYRHFPGKEVSVEYREGLYIGYRYYDTANVKVLFPFGYGLSYTTFEYSDIQIIPEGVAFKITNTGTRAGAEVAQLYVGCNSADIFRPRKELKGFAKVSLQAGESRTVLIPFDDKTFRYFNVKTNQWEIEEAQYEIMIGASSADIRLKGIHAVKGTNAPLPYDKEKLPSYYSGQVGQVSQEEFESLLGHKVPAASWDRTKPLGYNDTIAQCQYARSAFARFAFHVIAFAHRFLWKIGKRSTANLIMMSVYHMPFRGIARMTGGIVNMPMLDGLLMVVNGQFFKGFRHFFRERGKMLKVAKQNN, encoded by the coding sequence ATGAAACATACTGAACTTATAAAGAAAATGACGCTGGAAGAAAAAGCATCTTTGATGTCGGGAAAAGACTTCTGGCAGACGCAGAATATTGATCGACTCGGCATTCCTAGTATATTCCTTGCAGATGGCCCGCACGGCATTCGCAAGCAGCAGGCCGCAGCCGATCATTTAGGGTTGAATGAGAGTATTCCTGCGACATGTTTCCCAACGGCGGCTGCAGTGGCAAATAGCTGGAACGTGGAGTTAGGAGAACGAATCGGAAATTACCTTGGCAAAGAAGCCGTTGCCCAGAAAGTCAACGTGCTGCTCGGCCCGGGGGTCAATATGAAGCGCAGCCCCCTATGCGGAAGAAACTTTGAGTATTTTAGTGAGGATCCCTATCATGCCGGCAAAATGGCTGCAGGGTATATCCGGGGAATTCAATCGCAGGGCATTTCGGCTTGCGTAAAGCATTTTGCCGCGAACAACCAGGAAGAAAGACGGATGTCGATCGATACGATCGTAGATGAGAGAACGCTAAGGGAAATCTATCTGACGGCTTTTGAGATTGCGGTTGCGGAAGGCAATACGAAGACCGTCATGTCTTCTTACAATAAGCTGAACGGCGAATATACGAATGAGAATTTGCACTTGATGCGGAAAATCCTCCGCGATGAATGGAATTTCGAAGGAGTGGTCGTCACCGATTGGGGCGGCAGCAATGACCGTGTGGCCGGATTGATCGCCGGCAATGAGCTTGAAATGCCAACGACGGCGGGAGAGACGAATGAAGACATTATTCGAGCCGTACGCAGCGGTTTGCTGAAAGAGGAAGTATTGGACGAATGCGTGGACCGGCTGCTGGAGCTTATTTTTACGACAGAAGCAGTTTATGAGAAATCCCCGAGCAAAGGGTTCAATATGAAAGAGCATCACAGGGCAGCCCAGGAAGCGGCTGAGGAATCGATTGTACTGCTGAAAAACGAAGGGGATATATTGCCGCTGCAGGCTGGTGTGAAAGTAGCGGTCATTGGGGATTTTGCGCAGCAAGCCAGATATCAGGGAGCAGGGTCATCGATCGTCAATCCGACGATACTGGATCACACCCTGAATTGCATTGAGGAATCGGGCATCGTTAGCATTGGATTTGAGCCTGGATTCGAGCGTTACGGAAAGAGAAACCAGCGGAAGATCGATAAGGCGTGCGCTCTTGCCGAGAAGGCGGAAGTCGTTCTGCTGTATATGGGCTTGGATGAAGTGACGGAGGCGGAGGGACTGGACAGGCAGAACATGAAAATCCCTCAGAACCAGATCGATCTGCTTCACGCCCTGCATAAAGTGAATTCGAATATTGTGGTCGTTCTCTCCTGCGGCTCTGCGGTAGAGATGCCATGGATTGATAAAGTGAAGGGACTGATCCACGGTTATTTGAGCGGTCAGGCAGGAGCAAAAGCCATTCTTCGTGTATTAACCGGCGAGGTGAACCCATCCGGTAAACTGGCGGAAACATATCCTCTCCGTTATGAAGATACACCGACCTACCGTCATTTCCCGGGCAAAGAAGTGAGCGTGGAGTACAGGGAAGGACTGTATATTGGCTATCGATATTATGATACGGCGAATGTGAAGGTTCTTTTCCCGTTTGGCTATGGTCTCAGTTACACCACCTTTGAATACTCCGATATTCAGATTATCCCTGAAGGCGTGGCCTTCAAAATAACGAACACGGGAACCAGAGCCGGAGCAGAGGTAGCGCAGCTTTACGTCGGCTGCAATTCAGCTGATATATTCAGACCAAGGAAAGAATTAAAGGGATTCGCCAAAGTATCATTGCAAGCGGGCGAGTCCAGAACCGTACTGATCCCTTTTGACGATAAAACATTCCGTTATTTCAACGTAAAGACAAATCAATGGGAAATCGAAGAAGCTCAGTATGAGATCATGATTGGCGCATCCAGCGCGGATATCCGGTTAAAGGGCATTCATGCCGTTAAAGGAACGAACGCTCCGCTGCCGTATGACAAGGAGAAGCTGCCATCGTATTACTCCGGACAGGTTGGCCAAGTGAGCCAGGAGGAATTCGAGAGCCTGCTTGGGCACAAGGTTCCCGCAGCGTCCTGGGACCGTACGAAGCCGCTCGGCTACAACGATACGATTGCCCAATGCCAGTATGCCAGAAGCGCCTTTGCTAGATTCGCATTTCACGTCATCGCGTTTGCCCATAGGTTCTTGTGGAAGATAGGCAAGCGGAGTACCGCCAATCTGATCATGATGTCTGTCTATCATATGCCGTTCAGGGGAATTGCGAGAATGACGGGCGGTATCGTGAATATGCCGATGCTGGACGGGCTGCTGATGGTAGTCAACGGCCAGTTCTTCAAAGGCTTCCGGCATTTCTTCAGAGAGAGGGGCAAAATGCTGAAGGTCGCTAAACAGAACAATTAA
- a CDS encoding glycosyltransferase family 2 protein translates to MKLLSVAIPCYNSQDYMRYCIESLLPGGEDVELLIVNDGSSDRTAMIADEYARRYPTIVKAIHQENGGHGEAVNAGLRNATGLYFKVVDSDDWVDVRAYLKILQTLQELQNEDKIVDMAISNFVYEKEENSYRKIMKYSGVLPEGKIFTWDDVKPFRKGQYLLMHSIIYRTQMLKDCGLELPKHTFYVDNLFVYVPLVHVKKMIYMNVDFYRYFIGREDQSVQESIMIKRIDQQLKVNKLMVRQVDMDSIPHPNLRRYMFAHLEIVTVVSAILLIRSGTAENLMKKKELWKFIKDTDIKLYQELKYGFMGRLIHLPGRAGRLISVGAYKISQRLVGFN, encoded by the coding sequence ATGAAATTATTATCCGTAGCGATCCCTTGCTATAATTCGCAGGATTATATGAGATATTGCATTGAATCCCTTCTGCCAGGGGGGGAGGATGTCGAGCTGCTTATCGTCAATGATGGATCATCTGATCGCACGGCGATGATTGCCGATGAGTACGCCAGGCGTTATCCAACGATCGTTAAAGCGATCCACCAGGAGAACGGCGGACACGGAGAGGCGGTCAATGCCGGGCTCCGGAATGCAACGGGATTGTATTTCAAGGTCGTGGACAGCGATGATTGGGTAGACGTTAGGGCTTATCTGAAAATTTTGCAAACCTTGCAGGAGTTACAGAATGAAGACAAAATCGTAGATATGGCAATCAGCAATTTTGTCTATGAAAAGGAAGAAAACAGCTACAGAAAGATCATGAAGTATAGCGGAGTGCTTCCGGAAGGCAAAATTTTCACCTGGGATGACGTGAAGCCTTTTCGCAAAGGCCAATATCTCCTGATGCATTCCATCATATACCGGACGCAGATGCTCAAGGATTGCGGTCTGGAGCTGCCTAAGCATACCTTCTATGTCGATAATTTATTCGTATATGTGCCGCTCGTACATGTGAAGAAGATGATTTATATGAATGTCGATTTCTACAGATATTTCATCGGCCGGGAAGATCAGTCCGTGCAGGAGAGCATCATGATCAAGAGGATTGATCAGCAGCTCAAAGTGAACAAATTGATGGTCAGGCAGGTAGACATGGACAGCATTCCCCATCCTAATCTCCGCCGCTATATGTTCGCTCATCTTGAGATTGTAACGGTAGTCTCGGCGATTCTGTTGATCCGTTCCGGGACAGCCGAGAACCTAATGAAGAAAAAAGAGCTGTGGAAGTTCATTAAGGATACGGATATCAAGCTGTATCAAGAGCTTAAGTACGGATTTATGGGCAGGCTGATCCATTTGCCGGGACGAGCCGGCCGTCTGATTTCCGTAGGAGCATACAAAATATCGCAAAGACTAGTTGGGTTTAACTAA
- a CDS encoding glycoside hydrolase family 3 N-terminal domain-containing protein yields the protein MSSLLVLVLLIGTGANIALAYYSDVITAYFSKIDITTPEAQKARANSEVVSELITDEGIVLLQNHDNMLPMTTNKKVNVFGWSFTAPVYLGSGSGAADSSTAVTPKAGLEAAGFEINEQLYNDYVATGLERPVSGIEGYDWTIPEPVASEFYTEERMKQATEFSDTAIIFLARAGGEGTDLPAVLDGPDTYDPNGTTMGPSGERFGNPDDLDPNKHYLELSNRELGMIDAVTKHFDKIIVIVNGSNTFELDWVKKYDQIKSIVTVAGPGQKGFASLGKILAGQLNPSGKTVDLFATDMLDAPAMKNFGDLRYVLDNGDGTYALAVDKNNVPLTYVNYTEGIYVGYRYYETAAAEGAINYDEKVMFPFGHGLSYTTFEQEVVPDSLKWNDTDISVDIKVTNTGSMEGKEVVQLYYSAPYTGKIEKSSVELAAFAKTGVIHPGDSETLTLTFKVEDMASYDYAKVFSPTGSYVLEAGEYKLMLMKNSHDKIADVGSKNLTEVVFDQNGRSSDQQIAVNQFDDLVTGEGSIPAYLSRANGFANMDVLNTNEVLQAKNADGAVEEVKGTVVNAAFVDYVNSKRYDIPADEQQSAPTTGADHGKTLKDYVGVDYEDASWNELLDQLSVHDLVSIGTLGGYRTVEVASVGKPATTDYDGPAGISALLSKNPMSGIAFPSETMLGQTWNLELVEKMGDAVGAEAKAYGVSGWYAPGVNIHRTAFSGRNFEYYSEDALLSGKMAAAVTKGYQSHGGFVYMKHFALNDQEKNRTLGVLTWSNEQAIREIYLKAFEYAVKEGGAKGAMSAFNSIGHTWAGASPALMKEVLRNEWGFKGIVNTDFFIGPSYPYMTAELAFRAGNDILLTGVAPYGVPEVNAKSNDTLWAMRDNAHNVLYTVANSNGMENGMSTDLADWVKITIAVDILIVIGVAAGFYFLFRKRKPAAAATA from the coding sequence AAAGTCAATGTGTTTGGATGGAGTTTTACGGCGCCTGTATACCTGGGCTCTGGTTCCGGTGCAGCAGACTCGTCCACGGCTGTAACGCCAAAGGCGGGTCTGGAAGCAGCCGGTTTTGAGATCAACGAGCAATTATATAACGATTACGTAGCAACAGGCCTCGAAAGACCAGTATCGGGAATTGAGGGATATGACTGGACGATTCCAGAACCCGTAGCTTCCGAGTTCTATACCGAGGAAAGAATGAAGCAAGCCACCGAGTTCTCGGATACGGCGATCATCTTCCTTGCCCGTGCGGGTGGAGAAGGGACGGATCTTCCGGCGGTATTGGACGGTCCGGATACCTATGATCCGAATGGAACGACGATGGGACCTAGCGGTGAACGTTTCGGGAATCCTGACGATCTGGATCCTAATAAGCATTACCTGGAGCTGTCCAATCGGGAGCTTGGCATGATCGATGCGGTTACGAAGCATTTTGACAAAATCATCGTCATCGTGAACGGCTCAAATACGTTTGAACTGGATTGGGTCAAGAAATACGACCAAATCAAGAGCATTGTGACGGTCGCTGGACCGGGACAAAAAGGTTTTGCTTCACTTGGCAAAATTCTAGCGGGACAGCTCAATCCGTCAGGCAAGACGGTGGACTTGTTCGCGACAGATATGCTTGATGCGCCGGCAATGAAGAATTTTGGCGATTTGCGCTATGTCCTGGATAACGGTGACGGTACATATGCTTTGGCCGTAGATAAAAACAACGTTCCGCTGACTTACGTCAACTACACCGAGGGGATTTATGTAGGCTATCGCTACTACGAGACTGCAGCGGCTGAAGGTGCGATCAACTATGACGAGAAGGTCATGTTCCCGTTCGGACATGGTTTAAGCTACACGACATTCGAACAAGAGGTTGTTCCGGACAGCTTAAAGTGGAATGATACGGACATTTCGGTTGACATCAAAGTGACGAATACAGGCTCCATGGAAGGAAAGGAAGTTGTACAGCTCTACTATTCCGCACCTTACACTGGAAAAATTGAAAAGTCTTCTGTCGAGCTGGCTGCTTTTGCCAAAACAGGTGTAATTCATCCAGGAGATTCGGAGACGTTGACCCTGACTTTTAAAGTAGAAGATATGGCTTCCTATGATTATGCCAAAGTCTTCAGCCCAACCGGTTCTTATGTTCTTGAAGCAGGCGAATATAAGCTCATGCTGATGAAGAACTCGCATGACAAAATCGCTGATGTAGGTTCGAAGAACTTGACGGAAGTGGTGTTTGACCAGAACGGCCGTTCTTCGGATCAGCAAATAGCGGTCAATCAGTTTGATGATCTGGTCACCGGGGAGGGCAGCATTCCAGCATACCTATCCCGGGCAAATGGTTTTGCGAATATGGATGTCCTGAACACCAATGAAGTCCTTCAAGCGAAGAATGCTGATGGTGCTGTAGAGGAAGTAAAGGGTACGGTCGTGAACGCTGCATTCGTCGACTATGTGAACAGCAAGCGTTATGACATTCCTGCGGACGAGCAGCAGAGTGCGCCGACGACGGGAGCGGATCATGGAAAGACATTAAAGGATTACGTCGGTGTCGATTATGAGGATGCCAGCTGGAACGAGCTGCTGGATCAGTTGTCAGTCCATGACCTGGTTTCGATCGGGACGCTTGGCGGTTATCGTACCGTCGAAGTGGCATCTGTCGGCAAACCGGCAACGACAGACTATGATGGACCAGCGGGCATCAGCGCTCTGTTGTCCAAGAATCCGATGTCGGGAATCGCCTTCCCTTCAGAGACGATGCTTGGACAAACATGGAACCTGGAGCTTGTCGAGAAGATGGGCGATGCCGTAGGCGCAGAAGCGAAAGCATACGGAGTAAGCGGCTGGTATGCACCAGGTGTTAACATCCATCGCACCGCATTCTCCGGCAGAAACTTCGAATATTATTCCGAGGACGCTCTTCTTTCCGGCAAGATGGCTGCCGCTGTGACTAAGGGCTACCAAAGCCATGGCGGATTCGTCTACATGAAGCACTTTGCGCTAAATGATCAGGAGAAAAACCGTACACTAGGCGTTCTAACCTGGAGCAACGAACAAGCGATCCGCGAAATCTACCTGAAGGCATTTGAATATGCGGTGAAGGAAGGGGGCGCGAAAGGGGCAATGTCCGCATTCAACAGCATTGGACATACATGGGCAGGTGCGAGCCCGGCCCTGATGAAAGAAGTGCTTCGCAACGAATGGGGCTTCAAGGGGATCGTCAATACAGACTTCTTTATTGGTCCTTCTTATCCCTATATGACCGCTGAGCTTGCTTTCCGTGCAGGCAACGATATCCTTCTTACCGGGGTTGCACCTTACGGCGTACCGGAAGTCAATGCAAAGAGTAATGATACATTATGGGCCATGAGAGACAACGCACACAACGTGCTGTACACCGTAGCGAACAGCAACGGAATGGAGAACGGGATGAGCACGGATTTGGCGGACTGGGTGAAGATTACGATTGCAGTAGATATCCTTATCGTGATTGGTGTTGCCGCCGGCTTCTACTTCTTATTCCGCAAACGGAAACCGGCCGCTGCGGCAACAGCTTAA
- a CDS encoding alpha/beta hydrolase yields the protein MKPKTKKRLKITAISVLALLLLAVGAFYIYTLNDYRADEAAVQAMAGEENRVVSKDKMWIFYPEHQQASDTALIFYPGGKVEATAYAPLLKQLSQQGITCVLLKMPFNLAVFDIHAADRVFEQLPEVKHWYIGGHSLGGAMASSYAGKNSGRVEGMILLGAYSVGPTELPALAIYGSEDMILDTSKLEATPNQYVIEGGNHAYFGNYGEQDGDGKAEITREEQQRQTVEEIIAFILDEEK from the coding sequence ATGAAACCCAAAACAAAAAAACGGCTCAAAATCACGGCTATTAGCGTCCTCGCGTTGTTGCTCCTTGCCGTAGGCGCTTTTTACATATACACACTCAATGATTACCGGGCGGATGAAGCGGCGGTGCAAGCTATGGCTGGCGAAGAGAACCGTGTCGTTAGCAAAGATAAGATGTGGATCTTCTACCCGGAGCATCAGCAAGCCAGCGACACAGCTCTAATCTTCTACCCTGGCGGGAAGGTAGAGGCAACCGCATACGCCCCGCTGTTAAAGCAGTTGTCTCAGCAAGGGATAACCTGCGTTCTATTAAAAATGCCTTTTAATCTGGCGGTATTTGATATCCATGCAGCCGATCGCGTGTTCGAGCAGCTTCCGGAGGTGAAGCATTGGTATATTGGCGGGCATTCCTTGGGCGGGGCAATGGCGAGCAGCTACGCCGGCAAAAATAGCGGCAGAGTAGAAGGGATGATCCTGCTTGGAGCTTATTCCGTAGGCCCTACTGAGCTTCCGGCGCTTGCCATCTATGGCAGCGAGGATATGATCCTGGATACGTCCAAACTGGAGGCCACACCAAATCAGTATGTTATCGAGGGAGGTAACCACGCCTACTTCGGCAATTACGGAGAGCAGGATGGAGACGGAAAGGCAGAGATCACGAGGGAAGAGCAGCAGCGGCAGACCGTGGAGGAAATCATTGCATTCATTCTGGATGAAGAGAAGTAA
- a CDS encoding GGDEF domain-containing protein, translating into MKGIIYLKTTVRNVLKLVLPFLLMAAAYYFYKETRTLARAQLDIIELSPYVIFAVGAVISWKFNRSREFFNFVVLALALASIEYLPGMAKPSFPIAANDIYTLISLLIPLNIGLFSLFRERGILSLWGVLRIGMILSQVLIAIWLLRPEQGVFLSLITKDMLPVSLTSITPISQLSVSIFLIALVLLITRQVKYKTSQDIAFIAVLCALFYVLHENRDPMMYVVFFAVSGMVLVTSIIQDSYSMAFTDELTGLPSRRALKQDMMKLGMNYVIAMLDIDHFKKFNDTYGHDTGDEALKLVASVIKDVTGGGKSYRYGGEEFTILFPGKSVQDALPHLEQLREQIAKRPFTLRNRKGRGKSKSRRKTRNSRAGKQIYITVSIGLAQKSEKHKKPDAVMKSADTALYRAKKKGRNCVSK; encoded by the coding sequence ATGAAGGGAATCATTTACTTGAAGACTACGGTTCGGAACGTCCTTAAGCTTGTTCTCCCATTTCTATTAATGGCTGCGGCCTATTATTTCTATAAGGAAACCCGTACGCTGGCACGGGCGCAGCTGGATATTATCGAGCTGTCCCCCTATGTGATCTTCGCCGTGGGGGCCGTCATCTCGTGGAAATTCAATCGGAGCAGGGAATTTTTTAACTTCGTCGTCCTTGCCCTTGCTTTGGCGTCCATCGAATATTTGCCCGGTATGGCGAAGCCTTCTTTCCCGATCGCTGCGAACGATATTTATACGCTGATCTCCTTATTGATTCCGCTAAACATCGGTCTGTTCTCTTTATTTAGGGAGCGGGGAATACTGAGCCTATGGGGAGTGCTCCGCATCGGAATGATCCTCTCCCAGGTGTTGATTGCGATATGGCTGCTGCGTCCCGAGCAGGGCGTTTTCCTTTCTTTGATCACAAAAGACATGCTTCCTGTCAGCCTTACTTCTATTACACCAATAAGTCAGCTGTCCGTCAGCATCTTCCTGATCGCTCTAGTCCTGCTCATCACGAGGCAGGTCAAATACAAGACGTCCCAGGATATCGCGTTTATTGCCGTGTTGTGCGCTTTGTTCTATGTGCTGCACGAGAATCGAGACCCGATGATGTATGTGGTGTTTTTTGCCGTTTCCGGCATGGTTCTGGTGACTTCGATCATCCAGGATTCGTATTCGATGGCATTTACGGATGAGCTCACAGGTCTGCCCTCGCGGCGGGCTCTGAAGCAGGATATGATGAAGCTGGGCATGAACTATGTCATCGCCATGCTGGATATCGACCATTTCAAGAAGTTTAATGATACCTATGGTCATGATACGGGTGACGAGGCGCTAAAGCTGGTGGCTTCGGTCATTAAGGATGTGACAGGCGGGGGGAAATCCTACCGCTACGGCGGTGAGGAGTTCACGATTCTCTTTCCGGGGAAAAGCGTACAGGATGCGCTGCCGCATCTGGAGCAGCTGAGGGAGCAAATAGCCAAACGGCCGTTCACGCTGCGTAATCGCAAAGGGAGGGGCAAGAGCAAGTCCCGGCGCAAAACTCGAAATAGCAGAGCCGGGAAACAAATTTACATCACCGTGAGCATCGGTTTAGCTCAAAAAAGCGAGAAGCACAAGAAGCCGGATGCCGTCATGAAGTCGGCGGACACGGCCTTGTACCGGGCCAAGAAAAAAGGCCGGAACTGCGTGAGCAAATAG
- a CDS encoding beta-glucosidase family protein has protein sequence MKYRELIAQMTLEEKASLMSGKDFWQTQDISRLGIPSIFLADGPHGIRKQAVAADKLGLNAGVPATCYPTAATVANSWNVELGEKVGEYLGEEAISQKVNVLLGPGVNMKRNPLCGRNFEYFSEDPYLAGKMAASYIRGIQSQGISACVKHFAVNNQEERRMSIDTIVDERTLREIYLTAFEIAVKEGRTKSIMSSYNKINGTYANENMHVMQDILRGEWGYQGVVVTDWGGSNDRVSGLLAGNELEMPTTSGETDQEIIEAVQSGRIPEEVLDECVDRLLDLIFSTEAVYQRPRLEFNVEQHHRVSQKVAEESIVLLKNEGNILPLKFGKKVAVIGDFAKDARYQGAGSSIVNPTILDHTLDCFEESGIVSIGYEPGFERYGRRNPRKIAKACALAEKADAVLLYLGLDEVTEADGLDRKSMQIPENQIDLLHALHEVNPNIIVILSSGSAVEMPWIGKVRGLLHGYLGGQAGARAILRVLSGDVNPSGKLAETYPLRYEDTPSFRYFPGNELTVEYRESMYIGYRYYDTADVDVLFPFGYGLSYTTFDYSDIKVGKSGVTFTLTNSGDRAGMEVAQLYVGCKSSDIFRPRKELKGFVKVFINAGESKTVTIPFDDKTFRYFNVKTNAWEIEEAEYTIMVGASSADIRLAGYLHVMGTGAPAPYEKDKLPSYYSGRISDVGVDEFEHLIGRKVPVATWDRSKPLGYNDTIEQCQYAKGAVARLAYHLIVFAYWFLRKIGKRSTANLIMMSVYHTPFRGIARMTGGVVNMAMVDGLLLIVNGRFFKGLRHFLKERSRKVKAEKMRWQKNGQ, from the coding sequence ATGAAGTATAGAGAATTGATTGCGCAAATGACGTTGGAAGAGAAAGCTTCCTTAATGTCAGGCAAGGATTTCTGGCAAACGCAGGACATTAGCCGGCTGGGCATACCCAGCATATTTCTTGCCGATGGACCTCATGGCATCCGAAAACAGGCCGTGGCCGCGGATAAGCTGGGCCTGAATGCCGGGGTTCCCGCAACCTGTTATCCGACGGCAGCGACGGTAGCTAACAGCTGGAATGTGGAGTTGGGGGAGAAGGTCGGAGAGTACTTGGGGGAAGAGGCGATTTCCCAGAAGGTCAACGTCCTGCTCGGCCCTGGCGTGAACATGAAGCGTAATCCCTTATGCGGAAGAAACTTCGAATACTTCAGCGAGGACCCTTATCTGGCCGGCAAGATGGCCGCCAGTTATATTAGAGGCATCCAGTCGCAGGGAATTTCCGCCTGCGTCAAGCATTTTGCCGTGAACAATCAAGAAGAGAGACGGATGTCCATCGACACGATCGTCGACGAAAGAACCCTGAGGGAAATTTATTTGACCGCCTTTGAAATTGCGGTAAAGGAAGGCCGGACGAAGTCAATCATGTCTTCCTACAATAAAATAAACGGTACATATGCAAATGAGAACATGCATGTAATGCAGGATATTTTACGCGGCGAATGGGGCTACCAGGGCGTCGTCGTCACGGATTGGGGCGGCAGCAACGACCGGGTGTCAGGGCTTCTGGCCGGCAATGAACTGGAGATGCCGACGACGTCGGGGGAGACGGATCAAGAAATCATCGAAGCCGTTCAAAGCGGGAGAATTCCTGAAGAGGTGCTGGACGAATGCGTGGACCGGCTCCTTGACCTTATTTTTTCAACGGAGGCCGTATATCAGCGGCCCCGGCTGGAGTTCAATGTGGAGCAGCACCACCGGGTATCGCAGAAGGTCGCGGAGGAGTCCATCGTCCTGCTCAAGAACGAGGGGAACATCCTGCCGCTCAAATTCGGCAAGAAGGTAGCTGTTATCGGTGATTTTGCCAAGGATGCGCGATATCAAGGGGCGGGGTCGTCGATCGTTAACCCGACGATTCTGGATCATACCTTGGACTGCTTCGAGGAGTCGGGTATCGTGAGCATCGGCTATGAGCCGGGCTTTGAGCGCTACGGCAGGAGGAATCCGCGCAAAATCGCCAAAGCCTGCGCGCTAGCAGAGAAAGCCGACGCCGTGCTGCTGTATCTCGGTCTGGATGAAGTGACGGAGGCCGATGGTCTGGATAGAAAGAGCATGCAAATTCCAGAGAACCAGATCGACTTGCTTCACGCCTTGCATGAGGTGAATCCGAATATAATTGTGATTCTTTCCAGCGGCTCCGCGGTGGAAATGCCATGGATTGGCAAAGTGAGAGGATTGCTGCATGGTTACTTGGGAGGCCAGGCAGGAGCGAGAGCTATCCTTCGGGTATTATCCGGCGATGTTAATCCTTCGGGCAAGCTGGCCGAGACGTATCCGCTTCGTTATGAGGATACTCCCTCGTTTCGCTATTTTCCGGGGAACGAATTGACGGTTGAATATCGGGAGAGCATGTATATCGGTTATCGTTACTACGATACGGCGGATGTGGATGTGCTGTTCCCCTTCGGATACGGCCTCAGCTATACTACCTTCGACTATTCGGATATCAAGGTCGGCAAGTCGGGGGTTACCTTCACATTAACCAACTCGGGTGACCGGGCCGGCATGGAGGTTGCGCAGCTGTATGTCGGTTGTAAGTCCAGCGATATATTTAGGCCGCGCAAAGAGCTGAAGGGCTTTGTTAAAGTATTTATCAATGCCGGCGAGTCCAAGACAGTGACGATTCCTTTTGACGATAAGACGTTTCGTTATTTCAATGTGAAGACCAATGCGTGGGAAATTGAAGAAGCGGAATACACGATTATGGTTGGAGCCTCCAGTGCAGATATCCGGTTGGCCGGTTACCTTCATGTGATGGGTACGGGGGCGCCCGCTCCTTATGAGAAGGACAAGCTGCCGTCCTATTACTCTGGCCGGATCAGCGATGTCGGCGTTGACGAATTTGAGCATCTGATCGGCCGGAAGGTGCCGGTGGCTACGTGGGACAGATCCAAGCCGCTGGGCTATAATGATACGATCGAACAATGCCAGTATGCGAAGGGCGCTGTTGCCAGACTGGCCTATCATTTGATTGTGTTCGCCTATTGGTTCCTGAGAAAAATCGGTAAACGAAGCACAGCGAATCTGATCATGATGTCCGTCTACCATACCCCGTTCAGGGGAATCGCCAGAATGACGGGCGGCGTGGTGAACATGGCTATGGTGGATGGCCTTCTGTTGATCGTCAACGGCCGTTTCTTCAAGGGCTTGCGTCATTTTTTGAAGGAGCGAAGCCGTAAAGTGAAGGCAGAGAAGATGCGCTGGCAGAAGAATGGGCAATAA